The DNA window CTGGACCGGGAGACCGCTTCCTAATCGCCCTTTCCGGGGGCGGGGATTCCACTGCCCTTGCCCTCGCCATGTGCAAAAGGAAAGGGAGAGAAACACTCGTGGCGGCACATCTGGACCATGCGGTGCGCGAAGGGTCAAAGGAGGACAGGGCAAAGGTCGAGGAGCTATGCCGGAACCTGGGCCTTACCGTCATTTCCGATCGACTCGACCCTGAGGCCGTTGCCGCCGAGAGGAAAAGGTGCGGTTCCCTGGAAGGAGCCTTGAGAACCCTCAGATATGGGTTCCTCGAACAGGCCGCAAAGAAGGCCAAAGCGGACTGGATCCTGACGGGACACACTCTTGACGATCAGGCAGAGACCGTCCTGTTCCGGGTCCACAGGGGGATGGACTGGAGGTCCCTTTCGGGGATCCCCGCAAAACGGGGCCGGATCCTTCGCCCCATGCTAGGTGTCACCGGCGTTCAGGCTCGTGAATATTGCCGCCGCAACCGGATCGTACCGCTGGAGGACCCCAGCAACTTTCAAAACTGCTTTACAAGGAACCGGATTCGCCGCTTTTCCATCCCGGCCCTTGTGAAAAATTTTCATCCTGACCTGCCTGCCCTTCTGGCCAGGGTCGCTCACGCCTCGAAATCCCTGGCCGGTATGGAGGAGAAGCTTTCAGGAAAAATTTCCCCCGGTGAAGAGAAGCGGAGTGATTTGGTCATGGACCTGACGCGGTTTTCAGACCTGCCGGCCTCTCTTCAGACAGGCGCTGTGATCAGGTTTCTTGAGAGGGGACTTAAAGGCCAGCCCTCAGGTGCCCTTGTGACCGATACCGTTCGTTTTTTACGGTCAGGCGCTACGGGACGGATCGACCTGCCGGAAGAGGCGGTACTCGAGGTCGCTTACGGTAAGGGAATGATCCGGCGTCGCCGGTCCCTGGGAACCCCACTCCCGGAAGTGGCTGTTCCCCTTGCCATCCCGGGCACCGTTAATTTTCCCGACGCCGGTTTTTCCATCGTGGCGGAAGATGGCCTGTTTAGCGGGGAATTGGACGACCAGAAAGGGAAGACGGCATTTTTGTCTGCCAAACGCGTCGGGGCGACATTGTGGGTCCGTGGCCGTCGACCGGGAGACCGTTTCATGCCCCTGGGCATGGAAAAGGAAAAGAAACTCAAGGATTTCCTCATCGATCGCAAGGTGCCGAGACCGGACCGCGATTATATCCCTCTCATCCTTGACGAAAAAGGGAGGATCGTGTGGGTCGCGGGTGTCGAGATCTCCATGTATGGGGCGCTGGACAAGGTTCAAGGAGAAAAGATGGTTATACTGACAATGATGGAAACGTAAATAGTTATAAGATCGTTCAGAAACCCCCGGCCTTTCAGGCCGTGGATGAATTGACACCCGTAAATAGGTATCCAGATGATCTCAATATTCGCCTAAGTAGGTGAAATCACACAGATTCTTGTTGTTCAGAACTGTAAAATGTGATAAATACTTAATTTAACTATCAAAATTGATGACTTCGCAAAAAGTCATCAATGCGCCCCGCGCGGGGCGCCCAAATCAATGACTCACTCCGTAAGTCATTGA is part of the bacterium genome and encodes:
- the tilS gene encoding tRNA lysidine(34) synthetase TilS, translating into MTDNLPEIVSSNLTGLGAGPGDRFLIALSGGGDSTALALAMCKRKGRETLVAAHLDHAVREGSKEDRAKVEELCRNLGLTVISDRLDPEAVAAERKRCGSLEGALRTLRYGFLEQAAKKAKADWILTGHTLDDQAETVLFRVHRGMDWRSLSGIPAKRGRILRPMLGVTGVQAREYCRRNRIVPLEDPSNFQNCFTRNRIRRFSIPALVKNFHPDLPALLARVAHASKSLAGMEEKLSGKISPGEEKRSDLVMDLTRFSDLPASLQTGAVIRFLERGLKGQPSGALVTDTVRFLRSGATGRIDLPEEAVLEVAYGKGMIRRRRSLGTPLPEVAVPLAIPGTVNFPDAGFSIVAEDGLFSGELDDQKGKTAFLSAKRVGATLWVRGRRPGDRFMPLGMEKEKKLKDFLIDRKVPRPDRDYIPLILDEKGRIVWVAGVEISMYGALDKVQGEKMVILTMMET